From the genome of Amyelois transitella isolate CPQ chromosome 16, ilAmyTran1.1, whole genome shotgun sequence, one region includes:
- the LOC106136125 gene encoding cytochrome P450 6B7: MFAFIVAVLVVIAAYLFGTRTHSYWLNRGIKHDKPLPFFGTNARVLFGKKSITEVLAEAYWKYPNEKAVGLYFEHRPVLVLRDFDVIKRVLVTDFASYYTRGVLSQKEEIEPILRNLFFADGDLWRLLRQRMTPAFTSGKLKAMFPLIVERAEKLQLRALNAAAAGKPIDARDLMARYTTDFIGACGFGLDADSLNDEDSPFRQLGVKIFKPKPKAIITLMLKNLFPQTFKHFKFFGQVEEEINAIVRHILTQRNYEPSGRNDFIDLLLECRKKGLMVMESLEKKQPDGTPAKVSMELDEALIAAQVFVFFAAGFETSSSATSYTLHQLAFNPEVQKKAQDDVDRVLQKYNNKLSYDAIKEMTYLECVFKEGMRMFPSLGYLMRECAAPRAEIPELGITVNNGVKLAVPIQALQNDPQYFDSPKEFRPERFAEGNAGANKFDYLPFGAGPRACIGERLGLMQSLAGLAAVLARFTVKPAPASQRWPAVDPRGGIVQVVKDGIPLIFQERNRKTN; encoded by the exons ATGTTCGCGTTCATCGTCGCGGTGCTCGTGGTGATCGCCGCCTACTTGTTCGGCACCAGAACGCACAGCTACTGGCTCAATCGCGGCATCAAACATGACAAGCCTCTCCCGTTCTTTGGCACCAACGCCAGAGTTTTATTTGGGAAAAAAAGTATCACAGAAGTTTTGGCAGAGGCCTATTGGAAATACCCCAATGAAAAGGCGGTTGGTTTATATTTCGAACATAGGCCTGTGTTGGTTTTGAGAGATTTTGATGTCATCAAACGAGTATTAGTGACGGATTTTGCAAGCTATTACACACGAGGTGTGCTGAGTCAAAAAGAAGAGATCGAACCAATATTACGAAATCTGTTCTTTGCTGATGGCGACCTGTGGCGGCTGCTGCGGCAGAGAATGACCCCGGCCTTTACCAGCGGCAAGCTGAAGGCGATGTTCCCTCTGATTGTAGAACGTGCAGAAAAACTACAACTGCGTGCGTTAAATGCTGCAGCTGCGGGGAAACCCATCGATGCACGGGACCTCATGGCGCGCTACACCACTGACTTCATCGGAGCTTGTGGTTTCGGTCTCGACGCTGACTCACTCAATGATGAAGATTCACCTTTCAGGCAACTCGGTGTAAAGATTTTCAAACCGAAGCCTAAAGCTATTATCAccttaatgttaaaaaatttgtTCCCACAGACcttcaaacattttaaatttttcggACAAGTTGAAGAAGAAATTAATGCCATTGTACGTCACATTTTAACTCAAAGGAATTATGAGCCATCAGGAAGGaatgattttattgatttgttaCTTGAATGTAGGAAAAAGGGTTTGATGGTGATGGAGTCTCTCGAAAAGAAGCAACCAGACGGCACTCCAGCGAAGGTTTCCATGGAGCTGGACGAGGCTCTGATCGCTGCTCAAGTATTCGTATTCTTCGCCGCGGGTTTCGAAACATCTTCATCGGCAACCAGTTACACATTGCACCAACTGGCGTTCAATCCTGAGGTACAGAAAAAAGCGCAAGATGATGTTGATCGCGTGCTGCAAAAGTATAACAACAAGTTATCTTACGATGCCATAAAAGAGATGACTTACTTGGAGTGTGTTTTCAAAGAG GGCATGCGGATGTTCCCGTCCCTCGGCTACCTGATGCGGGAGTGTGCGGCGCCAAGAGCAGAGATCCCAGAACTGGGCATCACCGTGAACAACGGCGTCAAATTGGCCGTCCCCATACAGGCCCTACAGAACGACCCGCAGTACTTCGACAGCCCCAAGGAGTTCCGCCCGGAGCGGTTCGCTGAGGGAAACGCGGGCGCTAACAAGTTCGATTACTTGCCGTTCGGCGCTGGACCGCGCGCTTGCATTG GCGAGCGCCTGGGCCTTATGCAGTCACTGGCTGGCTTGGCCGCGGTACTGGCGCGGTTCACGGTGAAGCCGGCGCCCGCCAGCCAGCGCTGGCCTGCTGTCGACCCCCGGGGGGGCATCGTACAGGTCGTCAAGGACGGCATCCCTCTAATCTTCCAGGAGCGAAACAGGAAGACCAACTGA
- the LOC106136124 gene encoding cytochrome P450 6B7: MFAFIVAVLVVIAAYLFGTRTHSYWLNRGIKHDKPLPFFGTNARVLFGKKSITEVLAEAYWKYPNEKAVGLYFEHRPVLVLRDFDVIKRVLVTDFASYYTRGVLSQKEEIEPILRNLFFADGDLWRLLRQRMTPAFTSGKLKAMFPLIVERAEKLQLRALNAAAAGKPIDARDLMARYTTDFIGACGFGLDADSLNDEDSPFRQLGVKIFKPKPKAIITLMLKNLFPQTFKHFKFFGQVEEEINAIVRHILTQRNYEPSGRNDFIDLLLECRKKGLMVMESLEKKQADGTPAKVSMELDEALIAAQVFVFFAAGFETSSSATSYTLHQLAFNPEVQKKAQDDVDRVLQKYNNKLSYDAIKEMTYLECVFKEGMRMFPSLGYLMRECAAPRAEIPELGITVNNGVKLAVPIQALQNDPQYFDSPKEFRPERFAEGNAGANKFDYLPFGAGPRACIGERLGLMQSLAGLAAVLARFTVKPAPASQRWPAVDPRGGIVQVVKDGIPLIFQERNRKTN; this comes from the exons ATGTTCGCGTTCATCGTCGCGGTGCTCGTGGTGATCGCCGCCTACTTGTTCGGCACCAGAACGCACAGCTACTGGCTCAATCGCGGCATCAAACATGACAAGCCTCTCCCGTTCTTTGGCACCAACGCCAGAGTTTTATTTGGGAAAAAAAGTATCACAGAAGTTTTGGCAGAGGCCTATTGGAAATACCCCAATGAAAAGGCGGTTGGTTTATATTTCGAACATAGGCCTGTGTTGGTTTTGAGAGATTTTGATGTCATCAAACGAGTATTAGTGACGGATTTTGCAAGCTATTACACACGAGGTGTGCTGAGTCAAAAAGAAGAGATCGAACCAATATTACGAAATCTGTTCTTTGCTGATGGCGACCTGTGGCGGCTGCTGCGGCAGAGAATGACCCCGGCCTTTACCAGCGGCAAGCTGAAGGCGATGTTCCCTCTGATTGTAGAACGTGCAGAAAAACTACAACTGCGTGCGTTAAATGCTGCAGCTGCGGGGAAACCCATCGATGCACGGGACCTCATGGCGCGCTACACCACTGACTTCATCGGAGCTTGTGGTTTCGGTCTCGACGCTGACTCACTCAATGATGAAGATTCACCTTTCAGGCAACTCGGTGTAAAGATTTTCAAACCGAAGCCTAAAGCTATTATCAccttaatgttaaaaaatttgtTCCCACAGACcttcaaacattttaaatttttcggACAAGTTGAAGAAGAAATTAATGCCATTGTACGTCACATTTTAACTCAAAGGAATTATGAGCCATCAGGAAGGaatgattttattgatttgttaCTTGAATGTAGGAAAAAGGGTTTGATGGTGATGGAGTCTCTCGAAAAGAAGCAAGCAGACGGCACTCCAGCGAAGGTTTCCATGGAGCTGGACGAGGCTCTGATCGCTGCTCAAGTATTCGTATTCTTCGCCGCGGGTTTCGAAACATCTTCATCGGCAACCAGTTACACATTGCACCAACTGGCGTTCAATCCTGAAGTTCAGAAAAAAGCGCAAGATGATGTTGATCGCGTGCTGCAAAAGTATAACAACAAGTTATCTTACGATGCCATAAAAGAAATGACTTACTTGGAGTGTGTTTTCAAAGAG GGCATGCGGATGTTCCCGTCCCTCGGCTACCTGATGCGGGAGTGTGCGGCGCCAAGAGCAGAGATCCCAGAACTGGGCATCACCGTGAACAACGGCGTCAAATTGGCCGTCCCCATACAGGCCCTACAGAACGACCCGCAGTACTTCGACAGCCCCAAGGAGTTCCGCCCGGAGCGGTTCGCCGAGGGAAACGCGGGCGCCAACAAGTTTGATTATTTACCGTTCGGCGCTGGACCGCGCGCTTGCATTG GCGAGCGCCTGGGCCTTATGCAGTCGCTGGCTGGCTTGGCCGCTGTACTGGCGCGGTTCACGGTGAAGCCGGCGCCCGCCAGCCAGCGCTGGCCCGCCGTCGACCCCCGGGGGGGCATCGTACAGGTCGTCAAGGACGGCATCCCTCTAATCTTCCAGGAGCGAAACAGGAAGACCAACTGA